The Streptomyces uncialis genomic interval GGTCCACCGACGCTCAATTCCACCGAGGCAGGAGAAGAAAGCGATGATCCTGGGGCGTACTGAGCGCGGCAAGGCCCCCATAGAACCCGTCACGCTCAAGATCCTCGTGGCGGGCGGCTTCGGTGTGGGCAAGACGACCCTGGTCGGCGCGGTCAGCGAGATCAAGCCACTGCGCACCGAGGAGACCCTGAGCGAGGCGGGTCGTCCGATCGACGACATCAGTGGCGTCGAGGGCAAGACCACCACCACCGTGGCGATGGACTTCGGCCGCATCACCGTCCGCGAGGACCTGGTGCTGTATCTGTTCGGCACCCCCGGACAGGACCGGTTCTGGTTCCTGTGGGACGAGTTGGCCACCGGGGCACTGGGCGCCGTCGTCCTCGCCGACACCCGCCGCCTGGAGGACTGCTTCGCGGCCGTCGACTACTTCGAACGACGGCACATACCCTTCGTGGTCGGCGTCAACTGTTTCGAGGGCGCGGCCCGTTACCCCGCCGACTCGGTACGCCAGGCACTCGACCTCGACAGCGCCGTCCCGGTCGTCCTGTGCGACGCGCGGGACCGTGAATCCGTGAAGGACGTCCTCATCGACGTGGTCGAGCACGCGATGAAGCTCGCGGCCTCCCGGCGGGCGGCCGCCACGGCCACCTGATCCCCCACGCCCGCGCACGGCCCCCCGGGCCCGCCCACGCGCGTCACGGCACCCTTCCCGGCTTGAACGCCCCTTGGGCCGCACAGTCGTCCACGAGGGGCGCAGCGCGCCCCGTACGGCCGCACCGGGCACCGCGGACGCCCGGACGTGAACCCCCGCGGCACGGCGTCCCGGCCGGGCCGCGGCACGCCACGCCACGACCGTCGGCGGCCCCTGCGCGACAGCGTCCCCGGGCAGACGGCCGGGCCACAGGAGAACCGCACAGGGGTGAATTGCGTCAGGTCTATTCGGTGAGGGTGGCCGGGGCCGACGGGGGTGGTTCCGGCCACCCTCACCCTGCGGCCCCGCCCCCCGGCCGGCCCCGGCCCGCCGCCCCGTCGCACCCCGCGACGCCCCTTGGAACGGACGCGAAAGGCACGTAACCGCCCTTTCCCCGCCCGGACCCGGCGATCATGGCGGTCCGACCATCCGCTGATCGGATACAGTCCGCGCGTGCCCGAATCGCAAACCCCGACCACCA includes:
- a CDS encoding GTP-binding protein — encoded protein: MILGRTERGKAPIEPVTLKILVAGGFGVGKTTLVGAVSEIKPLRTEETLSEAGRPIDDISGVEGKTTTTVAMDFGRITVREDLVLYLFGTPGQDRFWFLWDELATGALGAVVLADTRRLEDCFAAVDYFERRHIPFVVGVNCFEGAARYPADSVRQALDLDSAVPVVLCDARDRESVKDVLIDVVEHAMKLAASRRAAATAT